A window of Corallococcus macrosporus DSM 14697 contains these coding sequences:
- the rtcR gene encoding RNA repair transcriptional activator RtcR, whose protein sequence is MAKPRARKTVVLGMLGTTLDNGQGPQRWTRWRPTVALCQQEDLLVHRLELLHPPNAAALVATLEQDIQQVSPETEVRATPLDLRNPWDLEETYGALLDYVRGYAFNPEAEDYLVHITTGTHIAQICMFLLVESRLIPGRLVQVSPDPRDRAGAGTHTLIDLDLSRYDTLAARFRQEQREGLAFLKSGIDTRNAAFNRLIERIEQVAVQSRAPLLITGPTGAGKSQLARRIYALKKARRGVAGPFVDLNCATLRGDGAMSALFGHVKGAFTGALSDRPGLLRQANGGVLFLDEIGELGADEQAMLLRALEDKRFLPVGADREVESDFQLIAGTNRDLQVEVERGRFREDLLARINLWTFRLPALRERPEDIAPNLRFELDQSSEAVGTRVTMNKEAQARFLGFATSPEARWSGNFRDLNAAVLRMATLAAGGRITRDVVDEELERLRDQWRPSGAKAATATADLVAELLGERLASELDRFDRVQLADVLSVCRASRSLSDAGRVLFAQSRAQKKSVNDADRLKKYLARFGLTWADLSGQGAAP, encoded by the coding sequence ATGGCGAAACCACGCGCGCGCAAGACGGTGGTCCTGGGGATGCTCGGGACGACGCTGGACAACGGTCAGGGGCCGCAGCGCTGGACGCGGTGGCGGCCCACGGTGGCGCTGTGCCAGCAGGAGGACCTGCTGGTGCACCGGCTGGAGCTGCTGCACCCGCCGAACGCGGCGGCGCTCGTGGCCACGCTGGAGCAGGACATCCAGCAGGTGTCACCGGAGACGGAGGTGCGGGCCACGCCCCTGGACCTCCGGAACCCGTGGGACCTGGAGGAGACCTACGGCGCGCTGCTCGACTACGTGCGCGGCTACGCCTTCAACCCCGAGGCGGAGGACTACCTGGTCCACATCACCACGGGCACGCACATCGCGCAGATCTGCATGTTCCTGCTGGTGGAGAGCCGGCTCATCCCCGGCAGGCTGGTGCAGGTGTCACCCGACCCCAGGGACCGCGCGGGCGCGGGCACGCACACGCTCATCGACCTGGACCTGTCGCGGTACGACACGCTGGCGGCGCGCTTCCGGCAGGAGCAGCGTGAAGGCCTGGCCTTCCTCAAGTCCGGCATCGACACCCGCAACGCCGCGTTCAACCGCCTCATCGAGCGCATCGAACAGGTGGCCGTCCAGTCCCGGGCGCCCCTGCTCATCACCGGGCCCACGGGGGCGGGCAAGTCGCAGCTCGCGCGCCGCATCTACGCCCTGAAGAAGGCCCGGCGCGGCGTGGCGGGCCCCTTCGTGGACCTCAACTGCGCCACGCTCCGGGGCGACGGCGCCATGTCCGCCCTCTTCGGTCACGTGAAGGGCGCCTTCACGGGCGCGCTGAGCGACAGGCCCGGCCTGCTGCGGCAGGCGAATGGCGGGGTGCTGTTCCTGGATGAAATTGGTGAGCTGGGCGCGGACGAGCAGGCCATGCTGCTGCGCGCGCTGGAGGACAAGCGCTTCCTGCCCGTGGGCGCGGACCGCGAGGTGGAGAGCGACTTCCAGCTCATCGCCGGCACCAACCGCGACCTCCAGGTGGAGGTCGAACGCGGGCGCTTCCGCGAGGACCTGCTCGCGCGCATCAACCTGTGGACCTTCCGGCTCCCCGCGCTGCGCGAGCGCCCGGAGGACATCGCCCCCAACCTGCGCTTCGAACTGGACCAGTCCTCCGAGGCCGTGGGCACGCGCGTCACCATGAACAAGGAGGCCCAGGCGCGCTTCCTCGGCTTCGCCACGTCTCCCGAGGCGCGGTGGTCCGGCAACTTCCGAGACCTCAACGCCGCGGTGCTGCGCATGGCCACGCTGGCGGCCGGCGGACGGATTACCCGGGACGTGGTGGACGAGGAGCTCGAACGGCTGCGCGACCAGTGGCGCCCCTCCGGCGCGAAGGCCGCCACGGCGACTGCGGACCTGGTCGCGGAGCTGCTGGGAGAGCGTCTCGCCAGCGAGCTGGACCGCTTCGACCGGGTCCAGCTCGCGGACGTGCTGAGCGTCTGCCGGGCGTCACGCTCGCTGTCGGACGCCGGGCGTGTGCTGTTCGCCCAGTCACGCGCCCAGAAGAAGAGCGTCAACGACGCGGACCGGCTGAAGAAGTACCTGGCCCGCTTCGGCCTCACCTGGGCGGACCTCAGCGGGCAAGGCGCCGCGCCTTGA
- a CDS encoding M24 family metallopeptidase, giving the protein MKSVKWAALPLLLLAACATTGRKGAADDTPPRLMSWSEQIAERESWLEKRHAMLLDMMRRHGVGMWVVVNEEFHDDPLTQFVAPPRPYAGNRDIFVFVDAGAEGLKRVALTGYSEATLARFFELPAEGRKPREVLADLNTRYQPRTIALGIGGKRGVTRSLTRDSYAFLVEALGAEAEPRFVSAAPLIEEYLDTRLPEEFQHYQRLVMLTEAVVKEAFSPAVVVPGKTTVGDVRRFLYDRLWELGVDTWFQPDLRVQRKGTDGAASRGFLAPAKEDVVILRGDLLHVDFGITYMGLNSDWQKMAYVLREGETDAPEGLKRALANTLELQDALMLRASRPGRTSAQVYTQTMAEMKEKGIEAMVYSHPLGNQGHALGASIDFRSASRQEDSKTLRKGSYIAIELNTATPVPEWDGQKVFVMQEDPAYLTEEGWKFFVSRQESFYLLGRGGEGGGSTSGGKGVTTRGMPML; this is encoded by the coding sequence ATGAAGTCCGTGAAGTGGGCGGCCTTGCCGCTGTTGCTGCTGGCCGCCTGTGCCACCACGGGGCGAAAGGGCGCCGCTGACGACACGCCGCCGCGCCTCATGTCCTGGTCGGAGCAGATCGCCGAGCGCGAGTCCTGGCTGGAGAAGCGCCACGCCATGCTCCTGGACATGATGCGCCGCCATGGCGTGGGCATGTGGGTCGTGGTCAACGAGGAGTTCCACGACGACCCGCTCACCCAGTTCGTCGCGCCGCCGCGCCCCTACGCGGGCAACCGGGACATCTTCGTCTTCGTCGACGCGGGGGCCGAGGGCCTCAAGCGCGTCGCGCTCACCGGCTACTCGGAGGCCACGCTCGCGCGCTTCTTCGAGCTGCCCGCCGAAGGCCGCAAGCCGCGGGAGGTGCTGGCGGACCTGAACACGCGCTACCAGCCCCGGACGATTGCGCTGGGCATTGGCGGCAAGCGCGGGGTGACGCGCAGCCTGACGCGGGACAGCTACGCCTTCCTGGTGGAGGCCCTGGGCGCGGAGGCGGAGCCCCGCTTCGTCAGCGCCGCGCCGCTCATCGAGGAGTACCTGGACACGCGCCTCCCGGAGGAGTTCCAGCACTACCAGCGGCTGGTGATGCTGACGGAGGCGGTGGTGAAGGAGGCCTTCTCCCCGGCGGTGGTGGTGCCGGGCAAGACGACCGTCGGCGACGTGCGCCGCTTCCTCTATGACAGGCTCTGGGAGCTGGGCGTGGACACCTGGTTCCAGCCGGACCTGCGCGTGCAGCGCAAGGGCACGGACGGCGCCGCCTCGCGCGGCTTCCTGGCCCCGGCGAAGGAGGACGTCGTCATCCTCCGGGGCGACCTGCTGCACGTGGACTTCGGCATCACCTACATGGGGCTGAACTCCGACTGGCAGAAGATGGCCTACGTGCTGCGCGAGGGAGAGACGGACGCGCCCGAGGGCCTCAAGCGGGCGCTGGCCAACACCCTGGAGCTCCAGGACGCGCTGATGCTGCGCGCCTCGCGGCCGGGCCGCACGTCCGCGCAGGTGTACACGCAGACGATGGCGGAGATGAAGGAGAAGGGCATCGAGGCCATGGTGTACAGCCACCCCCTGGGCAACCAGGGCCACGCGCTGGGCGCCAGCATCGACTTCCGTTCGGCGAGCCGGCAGGAGGACTCCAAGACGCTGCGCAAGGGCTCGTACATCGCCATCGAGCTGAACACCGCCACGCCCGTGCCGGAGTGGGACGGGCAGAAGGTCTTCGTGATGCAGGAGGACCCGGCCTACCTCACCGAGGAGGGCTGGAAGTTCTTCGTGTCCCGGCAGGAGTCGTTCTACCTCCTCGGCCGCGGCGGGGAGGGCGGCGGAAGCACGAGCGGAGGCAAGGGCGTGACGACGCGCGGCATGCCCATGCTCTAG
- a CDS encoding CHAT domain-containing protein: MMGSLCNRLSLFLDGELAPIDEENFRHHLARCDPCASGLHEAMQLELLGFQTLGDPRALAQEEEDALETWMPPGAAAARDAAGVPASGRAPWRWARWAPGAVGALAAAIVLVLVFKSAGREVQQEVWLAKASSRLIEARVAYGRADGHRPYAPLRAGPGAPSTAPVLPLRALADLEDRGDLHGIAAAYLVRGDLRQASDFLHRLPPSADRDNDLAIIALEQGRPEEALALLDGVLRQAPEHAQAQWNRALVLREMGLTLLAAEAFDAVVTRGEPGWSEEARIRATALRHQTQARGRAWKGARAAVRDLMVDPRARLPLEEAKRFPGIVRLAFYDAVRAAPSREGALRLLPLADVLDGVQGGAVLRDYVLRVSARDFGRRAPLAADYAKLVRGELASPAPFLEALRRSGEDDLYLGGLINQMAASRHLEDFTRLAREAEDPWVSLLAERELAGAEERAGAWWKAEARLRAAVGACQGKGLSYRCATLKKRLSDLYLALNRPAEAFEQAWSGWLASRELEEWELEQQFLQELAHIARYRLEVTSARAYLRESLARTPDLCEQRTYVHRNLAYLSWLEFDAQEARRELELAQACGRPLGLPGALLLSYLARFGADSQDADLLRRTLSELRRSQPSPGKLAQLSFAEGQFVLEHDRATGLELLRGAIQQAEALADDVDARKTRMGAYNVLAHEAGRMGDAGQALALMGAALQVDVPARCVLGVAVDYERSVVALRGAGGELLGHFDASRAQPLGREASGLVPPSLQAALGDCERVDVLALPPVHGLRGLLPPDLAWSYRVGRPAGAARGAAAGSGTHLVVNAVEAPAALGLPRLLPLAPPLGGDSQRIELSGMQATPARVLAAMVQASEVEIHAHGAFSPEMSDASLVVLAPEPDGRYALSAAQVRALKLERAPLVLLATCSAARATPFLHESFSLPVAFIEAGASTVLASTVEIPDSAGRFFEAVRERIRSGAPAAQALRDERRTWLEAHPAADWVHGILLFE; encoded by the coding sequence ATGATGGGCTCGCTCTGCAACAGGCTGTCCCTCTTCCTCGACGGCGAGCTGGCCCCCATCGACGAAGAGAACTTCCGGCATCACCTCGCCCGCTGTGACCCATGCGCCTCCGGACTGCACGAGGCCATGCAGTTGGAGCTGCTGGGCTTCCAGACGCTGGGCGACCCGCGGGCGCTGGCGCAGGAGGAGGAGGACGCGCTGGAGACCTGGATGCCGCCCGGGGCCGCTGCGGCGCGTGACGCGGCCGGGGTGCCCGCCTCGGGACGGGCCCCTTGGCGGTGGGCTCGCTGGGCACCGGGCGCGGTGGGGGCGCTGGCGGCGGCCATCGTCCTGGTGCTCGTCTTCAAGAGCGCCGGGCGGGAGGTCCAGCAGGAGGTCTGGCTCGCGAAGGCGTCCTCCCGGCTCATCGAGGCGCGGGTGGCGTATGGGCGCGCGGACGGGCACCGTCCCTATGCGCCCCTGCGTGCGGGGCCGGGTGCGCCTTCCACCGCGCCGGTGCTGCCGCTTCGCGCGCTGGCGGACCTGGAGGACCGGGGAGACCTGCACGGCATCGCCGCCGCGTACCTGGTCCGCGGAGATTTGCGTCAGGCCTCCGACTTCCTCCACCGGCTGCCGCCCTCCGCGGACCGGGACAACGACCTGGCCATCATCGCGTTGGAGCAGGGGCGCCCGGAGGAGGCCCTGGCCCTGCTGGACGGGGTGCTGCGGCAGGCGCCGGAGCACGCCCAGGCGCAGTGGAACCGGGCCCTGGTGCTGCGGGAGATGGGGCTGACCCTGCTGGCCGCGGAGGCGTTCGACGCGGTGGTGACGCGCGGAGAGCCGGGCTGGAGCGAGGAGGCGCGCATCCGCGCCACGGCGCTCCGGCATCAGACGCAGGCGCGGGGCCGGGCCTGGAAGGGGGCTCGCGCGGCCGTGCGGGACTTGATGGTGGACCCGCGGGCCCGGCTGCCGCTGGAGGAGGCGAAGCGGTTCCCGGGCATCGTCCGGCTGGCGTTCTACGACGCGGTGCGGGCCGCGCCGTCGCGCGAGGGCGCCCTGCGCCTGCTGCCGCTGGCGGACGTGCTGGATGGCGTCCAGGGCGGGGCGGTGCTTCGTGACTACGTGCTCCGGGTGTCGGCGCGGGACTTCGGCCGTCGCGCGCCCCTGGCGGCGGACTACGCGAAGCTCGTGCGGGGCGAGCTGGCCTCGCCGGCGCCCTTCCTGGAGGCGCTGCGGCGCTCGGGCGAGGACGACCTGTACCTGGGCGGCCTCATCAACCAGATGGCCGCCTCACGGCACCTGGAGGACTTCACGCGGCTGGCGCGCGAGGCCGAGGACCCCTGGGTGTCGCTGCTGGCCGAGCGCGAGCTGGCGGGCGCGGAGGAGCGCGCGGGGGCGTGGTGGAAGGCGGAGGCCCGGCTTCGCGCGGCCGTGGGCGCCTGTCAGGGCAAGGGGCTGTCCTACCGCTGCGCCACGCTGAAGAAGCGGCTGTCGGACCTCTACCTCGCGCTCAACCGCCCGGCGGAGGCCTTCGAGCAGGCGTGGAGCGGCTGGCTGGCGTCCCGGGAGCTGGAGGAGTGGGAGCTGGAGCAGCAGTTCCTCCAGGAGCTGGCGCACATCGCGCGGTACCGGCTGGAGGTCACCAGCGCGCGCGCCTACCTGCGTGAGTCCCTGGCCCGCACGCCGGACCTCTGTGAGCAGCGCACGTATGTCCACCGCAACCTCGCCTACCTGTCGTGGCTGGAGTTCGACGCCCAGGAGGCGCGGCGCGAACTGGAGCTGGCGCAGGCGTGTGGCCGGCCCCTGGGGCTGCCCGGCGCGCTATTGCTGTCGTACCTGGCGCGCTTCGGCGCCGACAGCCAGGACGCGGACCTGCTGCGCCGCACCCTGTCCGAGCTGCGCCGGAGTCAGCCCTCGCCGGGGAAGCTCGCGCAGTTGAGCTTCGCCGAGGGGCAGTTCGTGCTCGAGCACGACCGGGCCACCGGGTTGGAGCTGCTGCGGGGCGCCATCCAGCAGGCGGAGGCGCTTGCCGACGACGTGGACGCGCGCAAGACGCGGATGGGGGCCTACAACGTCCTGGCGCACGAGGCCGGCCGCATGGGCGACGCCGGGCAGGCCCTGGCGCTCATGGGCGCCGCGCTCCAGGTGGACGTCCCCGCGCGGTGCGTGCTGGGCGTCGCGGTGGACTATGAGCGTTCGGTGGTGGCGCTGCGCGGGGCCGGAGGCGAGCTGCTGGGGCACTTCGACGCCAGCCGCGCCCAGCCCCTGGGACGGGAGGCCTCCGGGCTGGTGCCGCCGTCGCTCCAGGCCGCGCTGGGGGACTGCGAGCGCGTGGACGTGCTCGCGCTCCCTCCCGTTCATGGCCTGCGCGGCCTGCTCCCCCCGGACCTCGCGTGGAGCTACCGCGTGGGGCGCCCCGCCGGAGCCGCGCGGGGGGCGGCGGCCGGGAGCGGCACGCACCTGGTCGTCAACGCGGTGGAGGCCCCCGCCGCGCTGGGGCTCCCGCGGCTGCTTCCCCTGGCGCCGCCGCTCGGGGGGGATTCCCAGCGCATCGAGCTGTCCGGCATGCAGGCCACGCCCGCGCGCGTGCTCGCCGCCATGGTGCAGGCCAGCGAGGTGGAGATTCACGCGCACGGCGCCTTCAGTCCGGAGATGTCGGACGCCTCGCTGGTGGTGCTGGCGCCTGAACCGGACGGCCGGTACGCGCTGTCCGCCGCCCAGGTCCGCGCGCTGAAGCTGGAGCGCGCCCCTCTGGTCCTGCTGGCCACGTGCAGCGCGGCGCGGGCCACGCCCTTCCTTCATGAGTCCTTCAGCCTGCCGGTGGCCTTCATCGAAGCCGGGGCGTCCACGGTGCTGGCCTCCACGGTGGAGATTCCCGACTCGGCGGGGCGCTTCTTCGAAGCGGTGCGCGAGCGCATCCGGAGCGGCGCGCCCGCGGCCCAGGCGCTCCGCGACGAGCGGCGCACGTGGCTGGAGGCCCACCCGGCCGCGGACTGGGTCCACGGCATCCTCCTCTTCGAATGA
- a CDS encoding RNA polymerase sigma factor — protein sequence MSGHRIATVIRIPVAYSTDVHPDGFEAFAHRVRPMLLALAKRLCGQGGIDPEDLVQEALTRGLLHHGALAAQPEPVYRAWLCRALTNHFLDQCRKRRSELLEQDRPELRLVREAAAAPEPDAREAWEHISEQDFQAAIAQLPNPRVREAYVLHASGLRYRAIAQRMGVPEGTVGSWLYQARKELKVLLLPLTGGDGGGSA from the coding sequence ATGAGCGGCCATCGCATTGCCACAGTCATTCGCATTCCTGTGGCCTACAGTACGGATGTGCATCCCGACGGGTTCGAGGCGTTCGCGCATCGTGTCAGGCCCATGTTGTTGGCCCTGGCGAAGCGGCTGTGCGGTCAGGGAGGCATCGATCCGGAAGACCTGGTGCAGGAGGCGCTCACGCGTGGGCTGCTGCATCACGGCGCGCTCGCCGCGCAGCCGGAGCCCGTCTACAGGGCCTGGCTGTGTCGGGCGCTCACCAATCACTTCCTGGACCAGTGCCGTAAGCGGCGCTCGGAGCTGCTGGAGCAGGACCGGCCGGAGCTGCGGCTGGTGCGCGAGGCGGCCGCGGCCCCCGAGCCGGACGCCCGTGAGGCCTGGGAGCACATCTCCGAGCAGGACTTCCAGGCGGCCATTGCCCAGCTCCCGAACCCCCGGGTGCGCGAGGCGTACGTGCTGCACGCCTCGGGGCTGCGTTACCGCGCCATCGCCCAGCGCATGGGCGTCCCCGAAGGCACGGTGGGGAGCTGGCTCTACCAGGCGCGCAAGGAATTGAAGGTGCTGCTGTTGCCGCTCACCGGAGGCGACGGGGGAGGCAGCGCATGA
- a CDS encoding sensor histidine kinase, producing MGPLFAYSLVPVLSVSLLLFFTAAFRGHNARGLALYCLATAGWTGALLFLCIPSVAWLGERFVASGAFIAAAYLHSAFDVTRQRSYRLVVLAYGVAVVVTGIGALLPGVLHGPLAMGRGPLFWPAMVLAVAAAGVPLVHLSRAYRDEAPERRPILLGLGIAGLLAYLGSIGNALLLSGGYALPFGMYLVLAALLVLVHVINAHQPAADRRLLERSLVYSAVAAVLSAGFLFGVLTLLSGSGQPFLTEYRVGAFFLLALAALAFEPVRQELQAWMGRRFLKGRATGAELAAALAREEARADQASRLAELGQFTSAVAHEVRNPLGVLAAHLKLLERRGGDPDTVAAMREQIDRVSHFVDELLRYGRPRPLDLRRVEVSATVALAYSTARQGLGALAPDVAFEASGDAALTVEADQSQLSQVLVVLLENALLALQGVTEPRLQVSFEQTGDRLLVRVEDSGPGISPALMPRLFQPFVTGRKREGPRPGTGLGLAIARGIAERHGGGLRAGHSASLGGAALTLEMPLSQPASISAALA from the coding sequence ATGGGGCCCTTGTTCGCCTACAGCCTCGTGCCGGTCCTCTCCGTGTCGCTGCTGCTGTTCTTCACGGCCGCGTTCCGGGGGCACAACGCGCGAGGCCTTGCGCTCTACTGTCTGGCGACCGCGGGATGGACCGGGGCGCTGTTGTTCCTCTGCATCCCGTCCGTCGCATGGCTGGGGGAACGCTTCGTGGCCAGTGGGGCCTTCATCGCGGCGGCGTACCTGCACTCCGCTTTCGATGTGACACGGCAGCGCTCCTACCGGCTGGTGGTGCTCGCGTACGGCGTGGCGGTGGTGGTGACGGGGATTGGCGCGCTCCTCCCCGGCGTCCTGCACGGGCCGCTGGCGATGGGACGCGGCCCCCTGTTCTGGCCCGCCATGGTGCTGGCCGTCGCGGCGGCGGGCGTGCCGCTGGTGCATCTGTCGCGCGCGTACCGCGACGAAGCGCCCGAGCGGCGGCCCATCCTCCTCGGCCTGGGCATCGCCGGGCTGCTCGCGTACCTGGGCAGTATCGGCAACGCCCTGTTGCTGTCGGGCGGCTACGCGTTGCCCTTCGGCATGTACCTGGTGCTGGCGGCGCTGTTGGTGCTGGTGCACGTCATCAACGCGCACCAGCCCGCCGCGGACCGCCGGTTGCTCGAACGCAGCCTCGTCTACTCGGCGGTGGCGGCGGTGCTGTCCGCGGGCTTCCTCTTCGGGGTGCTGACGTTGCTGTCGGGCAGCGGCCAGCCCTTCCTCACCGAGTACCGCGTGGGCGCCTTCTTCCTCCTGGCCCTGGCCGCGCTCGCGTTCGAGCCCGTGCGCCAGGAGCTCCAGGCCTGGATGGGGCGCCGCTTCCTCAAGGGGCGCGCGACGGGCGCCGAGCTGGCCGCCGCGCTCGCTCGCGAGGAGGCGCGCGCGGACCAGGCCTCGCGGCTGGCGGAGCTGGGGCAGTTCACCTCCGCGGTGGCGCACGAGGTCCGCAACCCGCTGGGGGTGCTCGCCGCGCACCTCAAGCTGCTGGAGCGGAGGGGCGGGGACCCGGACACCGTGGCCGCGATGCGCGAGCAGATTGACCGCGTCAGCCACTTCGTGGACGAGCTGCTGCGCTATGGCCGCCCGCGCCCGTTGGACTTGCGGCGCGTGGAGGTCTCCGCCACCGTCGCCCTGGCATACTCCACCGCGCGGCAGGGCCTGGGCGCGCTCGCCCCTGACGTGGCCTTCGAAGCCAGCGGGGACGCAGCCCTGACGGTGGAGGCCGACCAGTCCCAGCTCTCCCAGGTGCTGGTCGTCCTGCTGGAGAACGCGCTCCTCGCCCTCCAGGGCGTCACTGAGCCCCGCCTCCAGGTGTCCTTCGAGCAGACGGGCGACCGGCTGCTTGTCCGGGTGGAGGACAGCGGGCCGGGCATCTCCCCAGCGCTGATGCCGCGCCTCTTCCAACCCTTCGTGACGGGCCGCAAGCGCGAGGGGCCTCGGCCCGGGACGGGGTTGGGGCTGGCCATCGCGCGAGGCATCGCCGAGCGGCATGGCGGCGGCTTGCGTGCGGGGCACTCGGCGTCGTTGGGCGGCGCGGCGTTGACGCTGGAAATGCCGTTGTCACAACCCGCCTCGATTTCCGCCGCGCTGGCCTGA
- a CDS encoding WYL domain-containing protein codes for MNARVVADVGEPPEELLAVFERAFREQVCLAFAYRDRHGEATRRVVEPHGLLVESAVWYVLARDVEEAAARRFRMDRIRRARLVSERPFTPDMAGLRAQAEAQRADGAPASG; via the coding sequence GTGAACGCTCGCGTGGTGGCGGACGTCGGCGAACCACCCGAGGAGCTGCTCGCCGTCTTCGAGCGGGCCTTCCGCGAGCAGGTCTGCCTGGCCTTCGCGTACCGCGACCGGCACGGCGAGGCGACCCGCCGCGTCGTGGAGCCGCACGGGCTGCTGGTGGAGTCCGCCGTCTGGTACGTGCTGGCCCGGGACGTGGAGGAGGCCGCGGCGCGCAGGTTTCGCATGGACCGCATCCGCCGGGCGCGGCTCGTCTCCGAGCGGCCCTTCACGCCGGACATGGCGGGCCTGCGCGCCCAGGCCGAGGCCCAACGCGCGGACGGTGCGCCGGCCTCGGGCTGA
- a CDS encoding DMT family transporter — translation MRYFAMVAAGATLWGCWALFFRPAGLAGPQNAFLVLLAMSLPAPFLFRRDALRDRRATVALLIVALADAANTALFFAAMERGPVSVAVLTHYLAPLLLALLAPWVLGEERSTRALIGGPLTLVGLALLIGRPDGDFSGMTALLGAGSACFYAIIVLAAKVAARAYSPMAVTSLHAPISAGVLLLCFGVQVLPPTVDEGTLLVLVGGVVCGLIGNILFHTGLRHVPTAATAALTYLEPLTASVVGWAFFAQTLTPIALGGGLLVLVAGAWVAAERRASLQAVPLRAAAR, via the coding sequence GTGCGGTACTTCGCCATGGTCGCGGCCGGGGCCACCCTCTGGGGGTGCTGGGCGCTCTTCTTCCGTCCCGCGGGACTGGCCGGGCCGCAGAACGCCTTCCTCGTGCTCCTGGCCATGTCGCTCCCAGCGCCCTTCCTGTTCCGGCGCGACGCGCTGCGCGACCGGCGGGCCACCGTGGCGCTGCTCATCGTGGCGCTGGCGGACGCGGCGAACACGGCCCTCTTCTTCGCGGCCATGGAGCGGGGCCCGGTGTCCGTCGCCGTGCTGACGCACTACCTGGCGCCCCTGCTGCTGGCCCTGTTGGCCCCCTGGGTCCTGGGTGAGGAGCGCTCCACCCGGGCCCTGATTGGCGGCCCCCTGACGCTGGTGGGCCTGGCCCTGCTCATCGGCCGGCCGGATGGCGACTTCTCCGGGATGACGGCGCTGCTGGGCGCGGGCAGCGCCTGCTTCTACGCCATCATCGTCCTGGCCGCGAAGGTGGCGGCGCGGGCGTACTCGCCCATGGCCGTCACGTCGCTGCACGCGCCCATCTCCGCCGGGGTGCTGCTGCTGTGCTTCGGCGTGCAGGTCCTCCCACCCACGGTGGATGAAGGCACGCTCCTCGTGCTCGTGGGCGGCGTGGTTTGCGGCCTCATTGGAAACATCCTCTTCCACACGGGTCTGCGGCACGTCCCCACCGCGGCCACGGCGGCGCTCACGTACCTGGAGCCGCTCACCGCCTCGGTGGTGGGCTGGGCCTTCTTCGCGCAGACGCTGACGCCCATCGCCCTGGGCGGCGGACTGCTGGTGCTGGTGGCGGGCGCGTGGGTGGCGGCCGAGCGACGCGCGTCCCTCCAGGCAGTGCCGCTGCGCGCCGCAGCGCGCTGA
- a CDS encoding tRNA-uridine aminocarboxypropyltransferase, which translates to MRSRTPEDLAGRCPRCFLPVALCLCADVPCVPTRTELLIVRHHKETLKSTNTARMAALAIPRCSIVSYGSPGVPFDASVLEGDDTWLLFPDAHQTPEPGAAFPKRLIILDGSWGQARRMVQRVPALRRLPGLKLPPPPPDSRRLRRPPHPEGMSTIEAIAGALAHLEGEHVAEPLYALHEQMIERVLASRGRNTQPPAWEA; encoded by the coding sequence ATGAGGTCTCGAACACCCGAGGACCTCGCGGGACGCTGCCCGCGCTGCTTCCTCCCCGTTGCCCTGTGCCTGTGCGCCGACGTGCCGTGTGTCCCCACGCGCACGGAGCTGCTCATCGTCCGGCACCACAAGGAGACGCTGAAGTCGACGAACACCGCGCGCATGGCGGCGCTCGCGATTCCCCGGTGCAGCATCGTCTCCTATGGCTCGCCGGGTGTGCCCTTCGACGCATCCGTGCTGGAGGGCGATGACACGTGGTTGCTGTTCCCGGACGCGCACCAGACGCCCGAGCCCGGCGCCGCCTTCCCCAAGCGGCTCATCATCCTGGATGGGAGCTGGGGCCAGGCGCGGCGCATGGTGCAGCGGGTGCCCGCGCTGCGCCGGTTGCCCGGCTTGAAGCTGCCCCCACCGCCTCCGGATTCACGGCGCCTGCGCCGCCCGCCCCACCCGGAGGGCATGTCCACGATTGAAGCCATCGCCGGTGCGCTCGCGCACCTGGAAGGTGAACACGTCGCCGAACCGCTCTACGCGCTTCATGAGCAGATGATTGAGCGCGTGCTCGCGAGCCGGGGGAGGAACACCCAGCCTCCAGCCTGGGAAGCTTGA
- a CDS encoding thiol-disulfide oxidoreductase DCC family protein: MSHLTPGTEASSAQPSDTVVLFDGVCNLCNGTVLFIIDRDPEARIRFTALQSQRAAALLAPHGVVPKEEPDSFVLLQGGKLYERSTAALRVARMLKSPWRFLYAFIVVPRPLRDLVYRIIARNRYRWFGQEAQCRIPTPELRARFLPETAP, from the coding sequence ATGAGCCATCTCACTCCAGGAACCGAAGCCTCCAGCGCCCAGCCCTCGGACACCGTGGTGCTCTTCGACGGCGTGTGCAACCTGTGCAACGGCACGGTCCTCTTCATCATCGACCGGGACCCGGAGGCGCGCATCCGCTTCACCGCCCTGCAGTCCCAGCGAGCCGCCGCGCTGCTGGCGCCCCATGGCGTGGTGCCCAAGGAGGAGCCTGACAGCTTCGTCCTCCTGCAGGGCGGCAAGCTGTACGAGCGGTCCACGGCCGCGCTCCGCGTCGCGCGGATGCTGAAAAGCCCCTGGCGCTTCCTCTACGCCTTCATCGTGGTGCCCCGGCCGCTGCGCGACCTCGTCTACCGAATCATCGCGCGCAACCGCTACCGCTGGTTCGGGCAGGAAGCGCAGTGCCGCATCCCCACGCCCGAGTTGCGGGCCCGCTTCCTCCCGGAGACCGCGCCATGA